The segment cactgtccctggcttctttttgctcaaggctagcactctgccacttgagccacagtgccacttctggccattttctgtatatgtggtgctggggaattgaacccagggcctcatgtatacaaggcaagcactcttgccactaggccatatccccagccaccttcgaacttttttttttttttttttgccagtcctgggccttggactcagggcctgagcactgtccctggcttcttcccgctcaaggctagcactctgccacttgagccacagcgccgcttctggccgttttctgtatatgtggtgctggggaatcgaacctagggcctcgtgtatccgaggctggcactcttgccgctaggctatatccccagcccaaccttcGAACTTCTTGATCTCACCActagagcagctgggattacaggcaggagccaccagtgccagacagTCATGGTCCTTTCAGAGTATGCGTGGCTATAcgttggattttttcttttttttatcagttgtgggggcttgaactcaaggcctggacactgtcccttagcatttcttactcaaagcaagtgctctaccactttgagccacagcatcacttccaatgttctggtggttcattggagataggagtctcaaggactttcttgcctgggctggctttgaaccgtgatcctcagatctcagcctcctgagtagctaagattacaggtgtgagccaccagtgcccagtttatgTCCTAGTTTTAATCATGTGAGCAAAAACTATGAAGTACTTCTTGCAGCGAGTGATGATGTATTTTTAGATGCTGGCGATTAGGACATGAATATCTCTGGGAAAAGGCATTAGTCTGCCTACCACAAGGCTTACAGAAATGAAAGAGGAGACGCTGCCCAGATGGGAACAGAAGGAGATCACATATTTGTATATGGTTGTAGAGTAAACATTGATTTCATTAAGAAATATGCTGAGAGAAAATCTTCAACTTCTATTACTCATTATACTTAGCACTAGTGAGGAGGGTAAAAACATGCCAGATGTTAAAAGCAGAGTGTGGAAgtaaagagaagaggggaaagagagCTCAGAAagtaacacagacagacaaaaatcCTATTCTTGTACACTGGGAGTTTCAAAGTTTGGAATTACAAATGCATACCGCCATATGCCACCCAAACagcaagtacttaaaaaaaaaaaaaaaaaaaaagctggatttcTAATTTCTTCCAAATGTAGTGTTCAACTCATATGCCACCAGATGGCAGGAAAGAGCAAAGAATAAATTCCTAAATacttttaaagaagagaaaaatccttTCCTTATATTTTGAAAAATCCTACCCTCTGGGCGGCTCAAACCAAAAtctgtttgaatttttaaaaagaaaaaaaaatgtacatgtgtgtgtgtatgtgtaagagcATGCGCACGTCattttagagcttgaactcggaacctaggctctgtccctgagcttttacactcaaagctagcactctaccacttgagtcacagctccatttctgtttttttggtagttaattggagataaagtctcacagactttcctgcctgagctggctttgaaccgtgatcctcagatcctagcctcccaagtagctaggattatgagggtgtgagccacctatacccagcattctttttttcttaaggaacAGCCTTGGCTCCCTGAGGAAACTTAATGGCTGCTTCCTGAGCAACTCCACTAGGCTGTCCCCTGAGCACCTCAAATTCCATTTGTCTCAAAGTGAGCTTGCCATATTCCACTTCAGTAAAGAGTTCTTGCCTTTGGAAGCCCAATACCCTAGGGTCATCATTACTGCTTCCATAACACccaacttgtttatttatttgttttgtttttgttgccagtcctggggtgtggactcagggcctgcgcactgtccctggcttctttttgctcaaggctagcactctacctcttgagccacagcgcctcttccagcttttttctatatatgtggtgctgaggaatcaaacccagggcttcaggtatatgaggcaagcacttcacctctaggccatattcccagcctcataacCCCCAATTtgtaaagaatgatttttttttttgccagtcctggggcttgaactcagggcctgcgcactgtccctggcttctttttgctcaaggctagcattctgtctcttgagccacagccccacttccagttttttctgtgtatgtggtgctgaggaatcaaacccagggcttcatgcatgctaggcaagcactctaccactgagccacattcccaaccagtccttgagattcttaccttcaatgaatCACCAAGaagccccaagtggagctgtggctcaaatggaagagtctACCCTTGAATGATAAAGCTCAGGGCTAGTTCCAAGGttttgagtttaagtcccagtaccgacataagagaaagaagaagggagagagaggaagtaaAGAGAGGGagtagaggggaggggaggtactCTAATTAGATAGAAGCAGGCACTGTCAAAAGATGAAGAAGGGGTATTTTACATACCAACTAGCAGATAAAGTAGCTGTCAGTTTATAGAGTACGACATGAAGGGCAAAGTTACCCCCTCTGCTATGGAAACTTCTCCccatcccaacacttgggaggcagagctgTGTCAAGCACTattggctcctgtctgtaatctgagctacttatgaggcagagattgggaggattatgatttgaggccagcctaggcaaaatgtgAGACCCCTTGTCAACCACTAGCTGAGGGCAGTGctacacacttgtcatcccagctacattggACACGGAGCTCAGGAGGACTGGGGGTCCAGTCaagcccaggggaaaaaaagttggCTGAAACTCCATCTCATCAGAAAAAGTTGGGCAAtagtagcacacacctgtgaCCATCACTGCATCGAGAAGTGTAAATAGCAGGAAAAAAGTGGCTCTCAATGTTACTTTTTCCATCTTTTGTGTGAAACCTATCTTTCTTCTGATGATTTTACAAATACAGGAAAACAGCTATCCTTCCTAACCCCTAAACTGCTTAGCTGTCAGTTTCAAAGTGATAGTTACCCCTCTTGTATTTACCGTGTAGACCTTCCTGAGAAACATTAGGACTGCTTCCCATTTTAAAAGCAGTTTAAGCAAGGTGCCAGAGACTCGGGCTTGTAATCCttagatattcaggaagctgagatctgaggatcctggttcagagACAACCTGGGAAGAAACATCCGtaagactcctctctccaattaacaagcagaaagccaaaagtggaggtgtggctcaaggggtagagcaccagccttgagtggaaaaagttaaggcccagtgcctaggccttgagtttaagccttcgtacacacacacacacacacacacacacacacacacacacacacagcattttatTAATCTCATAAATTATACCAAAATCTGGAATAAAACCCACCTTTAATCCTTTCATAGTAACTTCTCTATGACTATGGGTATGTACTAATAACTTTTGAGTAATACATACATCCGATGTCTGATACTGGCAAAGCTAAATGCTAAAAAGGAAAGTGTAAACACCATATACACATACAAGCACGAGTGAGAGAGTTTCAAAAGGTACATCTACCAACATCCCAGTAAGATGATAGAAAGTGACATTCTAAAAACAGCTCTTAAACAGTTTCAGCCTCTGTTGCTACAGCCAAGCTTCTTGACTCCTCCTTCTAACTCCCCTCCTGGATTCCAGAGCTCCAGCCCTTGTGCTGGCCAGGATTCCGCTCCAGGGAGAGCTGTGGAAGTAACGCCAAGGATGCCATAGACTGTTCAGGGTGCAGGTAAGCTAAgggccagggagggctgggataGGAAAGATGGCTACTATGTCACCCTTAGATAGGGACATAAGCTTTCGAAAATACTTGTGAgaatgaagaaagaggaagaggaaaagaatggTGATAGAGCTGGAAATTTCCAACAGGGAAGAGATGGGAAACCAACTTCTTAAATGGaatgaaagacagacagagagaggggaaggaaggaaaggaaggaaggaaggaaggaaggaagggagggagggagggagggagggagggagggagggagggagggagggagggagggagggagggaggaagggagagatggaaggaaagagagaagggaagggagggaagggagggaggaaggaaggaaaggaggaagaaagaaaggggaaggaaaggaaggaggaaggaagtaaaatgtgtttttcaaatatgcattttgtattaaaattttcTAGTCTTAAAATATGGAAAGATGACTTTAAAAATTCAAACCTACTTGTACCCATTATTTCTTGTGTGATTAGAACACATCATTATAGGTAAATGATCAAAAGTACTGGCACAATTAGCAAATACTTAAACCTCATATACTTATTTTCATTGGCAGAGTTAAGCACTTCTTTATTGCTGTGTTTGATGTAATATTATGGTAAGCATTGAAAATAacctcaaaaagtaaaaatacaaacttcaaatATCCTTAACATGGAAAAACTCAGTCATGAACTGTCAAAGAAAATTCAAGCCAACTCAGAAAATCTGGGCTGGTGGCTCCATTTTAAGATTAGCTCTGGAAAGAAAACGTGAATATTTTCTACTGACATTTTCTGGGGGCTCAGCGGTTGACAGATTCAAGGGAAAACATCTAAACTCCATTTCCAGCAGAGAAAATGGAAGTGCATACAACAAAAGAATGGAAGACAGGTCAAATGCAATACTCAGATTTTAAGAAGTATACACATTGCCAACTGATGGACAGGAAATTAGATTTTATTTGTGAAATGGTGATAATGAAACTTTTTATAATGTTGAGTAGCCAGGCCAATTATACTTTTAATAAGGctgagagggaaggaggcagTATTTCTTCTGTTCATGGTGGTTACCTAATAAATTCCTTTTCTTACAGTAAGCTTTCAGCTGTGTCTTTACAGATACTAGTTCCATTTATTTTCAGGCAACAGAAATGATAAATTTGACTATTAAAAACAATCAAATAACTGAATATACAAGAAAACACTGCTTGGTATATGGTTTtgaaaatagactttttttttcttctttttttttttttgccagtcctgggccgtgaactcagggcctgagcactgtccctggcttcttttttgctcaaggctagcactctgccacttgagccacagcaccacttctggccattttctgtatatgtggtgctgaggaatcgaacccagggcctcatgtatacgaggcaagcactcttgccactaggccatattcccagccccttgaaaatAGTCTTATTCTTGGCTCAGCTGCTAAAAATGCAGCCATGGTTATAAATCACTAGGTCTTAGATTccatgtttgtttgctttgttttttgtcttagtcctgggatttgaacttagggcctggtactctcacttggcttctttcactcaagtctggggctctactacttcaactacacctccacttctgtctttttggtagttaattggagataagagtctcatggacttttccacacagggtgactttgaaccaccatcctcagttttcagcctcccgagtagttaagcattacaggcatgagccatgggtccCTGGCTTAGATTCCATGTTTTCAAAACCAGATTTAAAGAATCTTTTCTATTTAGAGCCCATTATTGATGTTCAGATCAAGTAAGCCAGTTAGTTACCTGTTAGCACATGCCTTTATTAATGAATAGGGCAGGACTGTGAAAATCATTTAGCTCTAGGCAAGCAGGAAATGTTATTGGCATTAGcaaacaaaagaatctgtattccTAGAGATTTGAGGAAAGTGACAGAGCGCTcaaggggcgtgtgtgtgtgtgtgtgtgtgtgtgtgtgtgtgtgtgtgtagtgtctTGCAGTGTGCTTCTGACCTACTTTTTGCTCTTAACATAAATACCTGGGTACTTCATTTCACTGAAGGCCATACACTCTGAAGTAaccaaggagtgtgtgtgtgtgtgtgtgtgtgtgtgtgtgtgtgtgttcaagcttgaactcagggcctggatgctgtcccttagctttcctcACTCAAgactatgctctaccacttgagtcacaacttcacttctggctttttggtgattaattggagataagagtctcacagactttcctgcctgggctggcttcaaaccatgatcctcagatctcagtctcctgaggagctaggattacaggcatgagctatcagtaccCAGttggaattctttattttttaattttttggtcatagggcttgaactaagggtctgggcactgtccctgagctttttctgctcagtgctagtgctcttctactttgaGCCAACAGctctactggttttctggtggttaattggatataagagtctcaaggattttcttgcccaggctggctttgaactgtaatcctcagatctcagcctcctaagtagctaggattacaagtgtgagccatcagcgccccatttgggttttttttttaatgcaaaagaaacaggaaagtgtgcatctgatcatacaaaatgaactccagaaaataaaaacaagaggcttttctttttgctgtttttcttttctttttgttctgtttgctcatttatctgtctttgggagggtaaagggaaatacagaaatggagggacatagGATGAACtcatgcagcagtagtactcactggacactatgttgataaagaactatacaacttatgggtaaggatgggagggagaacgtgatggaagaggtgacattgtccaaaaagaaatgatggcACACCTAAATTCTGCCTCCTCCACCACACCCCAAGTTAGAAtctttacaaataaaaaagacatagtTACACATAGATATTCagatagagaaataaatatgCACAGACAGTTTAGTAGAGTAAGGCTcttattttgctcatttttagagttccataaaaaaaattaatgtaatagctaggtaccagtggctcacacctgtaaatcctagctacttaggaggctcagatctgaggacagtggttcaaagtcagccctagcaggaaagtctatgagatttttatctccaattaaacaccaaaaattaaacacacacacacacacacacacacacgcacacacacacacacctgaaaatggagctatggctcaaatggtagagggctagatttgagggggggaaaaaataacacaactctggccctaagttcaagccccaggaccaggacacataccaaagaataataatgTAATTGACATTTAagtcaagttcaagaccagcacttCATGAGCTGGATACCTCTGCCATGGGCTACTACCATTTTTGAGCAAAATGTCAGTTAAATGAGATAGCACATCGCTGGATCATTTCCAGCTAAGCAAACCGGAGATGAACTTTCCTTAAACAGAAATGTATCTCAAGAATGTCTTTATGAATCAGGACTTAATACTATTTTGCTTCAAGATGAGCAGgatttaaatattttcacttaATAGTTACCAAGTATGGGATGTGCAGATCCCACATTGCAATTTAAAATCCCTCTTTGGGAGTCTTCCCACTGAACTTCTCCGACTGGTGCCAAGGGCGCTGGGCAGAGGAACGCCTgtgcccctcttcctctcccacaTGAAGCCCATTCAACCTTCTTCTGGCCTTCCCCAGCTTTAAGTTCCTGTAGGAATTTCTAAACTGAGGGGCAAAGTTTTCAAGATACTAAGTTGGGGTCTGCACGCAGTCAGGCCAGAGGCTGAAGGGTGGTCATTCCTACCCACTATGAACACAGCCCTGATCAACAAGAAAGGGGGGGGGTACTTGGCAAAACTATATAATTTCCAAGCCAGATGCCcacggctcatgcctgcaatccaaaCTGTGCAGGAGGCTtcagatctgagggtggcagctCAAAGCCATCTTGGAGAGACCAATCcaagagacttgtatctccaattaaccatttcaAAAGATGGAAGAGGGGATGGGGGCTCaagctggtagagtgccagccataagagaaaaagctaaaggacagtgcttaggtcttgagttcaagtcccagtattagcACATGAGCGCGCGCTtttgcgcgcgcgcgcacacacacacacaattatctgACAGATGGAAAAATGAAGCCCACACCAACCAATCAGCTGCTTAGCAACCAAACACAGCATCTCTTCTTAGAGCCCACACGAGCATTCCAAAACCTATTCAATGAttgcccttccctttctttcctttcctgccccagaaGAAAGCTTATCTGGTAGGAGACCTTTAATTAGCAATCAAAGCTTGCTCTTTCTCACTTATTGCTGCTAGTCTCTCCACAGACACAAAAGAACTTAAATCTATCTTGAAATTTCCTTTCAGCCACTATCTGTGAACCCTAGGACTATTAAACTCTAGGTCTATTAACGGGCCCTAAACCTTTATGTCAAATACCACTGTTTATAAATGTTATTCTTTTTCCTAGTTGCCTGCATCCCAATCTGAGTCACAGACAAGTTCCTGGAGTCTTTCTTTATAAACTATCCTGTCTTTATCAACGGTTTCTATTCATCAGTGACATCTTTACAGTGTTCATTGTGTGGTGTGTTGGTGACAGCATTGCAGACCAAGAAAGCATTCTTTGGGTGATTTCTTTCCAAGTTAACAATCTGCTGAGGTTTTGAAGTTGGGAGAATGTGAGTGAGTTTCAAAACACAGCCAATGGAAGTACCTTTTGTTTCATACCTCTTGCTCCATTTCCTTTATCGATGTTTATAGGTTGTTTTCTTCAGATTCCTAACAAATAAAGCAGGGTGACGAGCTGGTTGTGTGGGATGTCTTCTTTGAGATATAAATCTCAGCCCTGAGCGCCTTCAACTATGCTGAGCTTTAGGATCAGGTCCTCTTGTTCCTCCACAAGTTTGAAGAAGAGAGTTAGAGGAGGAACTATCAAGAAAAAgtgtcttttaaaatttcttttctttccttttctttttttttttttgccagtcctggggcttgaactctgggcctgggcactatccctgagcttcaagcactctgccacttgagccgcagcatcccttctggcttttttctgtttaggtggtgctgaggaatcaaacccagggcttcatggatgctaggcaagcactctacaataaaccacattcccagcccaagagaaacGGTTTCTAAAGCAACTTAACTCCAGCAAATCACTTTCTTGTTTTGGTCCCTATAACCTAAGCAGAATTACCAACCCTCACCCCCACTGCAATGTGCCTGATGAAAGCATGTCTTCATCTCAGAGAGCTGAAGAAGTGAAAAAGAGGAGAAATCATTCTGATttctgtaaaaaaacaaaattatgccagcacaggggcttgaactcagagcctcacactctggctgagctttttcactccaaggctggtactctaccacttgtgccacacacttccacttctggctttttgctggtgaactggagataagagtctcacaaaattttgTCTCCTCACAGGGATATTGACCCACCTAAAGGCTTGCCCATATGGTTGATAACTTGGATTAATATTCTGggttctgtttaatttttttagggtCTCAGGATCACGCTAAAGACACTGGCAGGTTCCCCCCAAATCCAACACGTCCCCAGGGAAAATTAAACCCACCAATCACTCACTGGAAACCTCAAAACAAGGTGCTTCCCAAATGACTGAAATACCAAACTACCCGTCATACAAGCAAGCTTAGAAAAACCTCTGGTCACCATCCTGACACCATGGAAGTTTCTCGAAACCAGACGCCATCTAATAGAACCATGGAAGAGGGCAACTACAGCTCTGCCTTTTCCCACTTTGAGTCCTGTCAGCCCTCATCGGCAGTCCTGTTCTTATTCCTCATAGCCTATGCCGCGGTCTTGATCCTGGGCCTTCTAGGAAACCTCtctctcatcatcatcatcgtgaaGAAGCAGAGGGAAGCTCAGAGTGTCACCAACATACTGATCGCCAATCTGTCCCTCTCTGACATCTTGGTCTGTGTCATGTGCATACCTCTCACTGTCACCTACACACTGATGGACCACTGGGTATTTGGGGAGCTCATGTGTAAACTCACCTCTTATGTGCAAAGCGTCTCCATCTCCGTCTCCATATTCTCCCTCGTCTTAATCGCTGTCGAGAGACATCAGCTGATCGTCAAGCCCCGGGGCTGGAAGCCTGGGGTCCCTCATGCCTACTGGGGTGTCACGTTTGTTTGGTTCCTCTCCTTCCTGCTGTCTGTGCCCCTCTTCCTGGCCTACCACCTCACCGAGGAGCCCTTTCTCAACCTCTCTCTCCCTGCTGACCTGTACGGCCACCGGGTAGCCTGTGTGGAGACCTGGCCTTCGAGAACCAACCAGCTCCTCTTTTCCACCTCTTTATTTCTACTCCAGTATTTCGTACCCCTGGGCTTCATCCTTGTCTGCTACCTGAAGATTGTTCTATATCTCCGCAGGAGAaataggaaggcaggcaggaggaaggagaaggagagccgGTTCAGTGAGAGCAAGCGGGTCAACACCACGTTGGTGGCCATTGTGGCCGCCTTTGGGGCCTGCTGGCTGCCATTGAATGTGTTCAACATCATCTTCGACTGGCATCACGAGGTGCTGATGAGCTGCCACCACGACCTGGTGTTTATAACTTGCCACTTCGTCGCTATGGTTTCTACATGCATAAACCCTCTCTTCTATGGCTTTCTAAACAGAAACTTCCAGAAGGACCTGATGGTGCTTCTTCACTACTGTTGCTGCTTTCCACCCCAGGAGAGATATGAGAACATTGTCGCCTGCAGTCTGCATACAGATGAGTCCAAGGGTTCACTACGGCTGGCTCACCTACCAACCAGTATATAAAACATACTAACACTTAATGCcagagtcgtgtgtgtgtgtgtgtgtgtgtgtgtgtgtgtgtgttacagagtcttgcatttagggcctgggcactgtcccttaacttttttgctcaaggttagtgctctgggggctgggaatatggcctagtggtaaagtgctcgccttgtatacatgaaaccctgggttcgactcctcagcacgacataaaaaaaaaaaaaaagccagaagtggcgctgtggctcaagtggtagagtggaagccttcagcaaaaggaagccagggacagtgctcaggccctgaattcaagctccaggagtggcaataaacaaggttagtgctctgctgcttgagccacatctccacttccagctctctgCTGGCCAGTTAgagatgtgagtctcacagatcttcctgtctaggctggcttcaaactatgattctcagatctcagcctcctgagtcattagggTTACAGGCAACAGCCACTGGTGTCTGCCTATGAtcaatttctctgtctctctgtctctctctttctctctctctctctcattgttcAAACAACCTAGCTGCCCATTTGTGGTAGACAGTACagacaagagacagacagagagagggacaagAGCAGAGATGGCTGGAGAAGGAAGTTCCCACATTCTACTATTGAATAAAATCTTGCCCCCAAATTGCTACTTGCTGTAAGTCctgtaaaaacaaaactatattccTCAGCACTGAATGAATGCTACTTCCTGACACTGAGTCTGCACGTTAATTAACCAACTCACACTTTTGTTTATTAGCTAATCAAGTCTGGATTAAAGTTGAAGGGATGGTTTTAACTCCACACTTCAACTAAGCAGTGTAATTATATTTAatagctgggcagtggtggctcacacctgtcatcctagctactcgggaggctgagatctggggatgacaattcaaggccagcccaagcaggaaaatccatgagacttttatagccacttaatatcacacacacacacacacacacacacacacacacacacacacgccagaagtgaagctgtcgctcaagtggtagagtgctagccttgagcaaagtaaatttagtgacagcatgcaggccctgagttcaagtcccaggactagcaccaaaacagcaacaacaaaaattacactATTCCCCCATGCTCGGATCAGATCTTTCATTTATAACAGTACATCTCCTTTATAGTCCCAAGAACGGTCCATAAATTCTTCAACATCACAATTATGCTAGAAGTCACTTTAACTCATAGAGATTTCACTACAAAATGGCTTTTTACCCTGAAATCATTATTGTATTAAATCGGGGTCATTATGACTTTATTACTGGGTCTACATGATTTCATTAGGAGCAACTTTATAATTAGCTCCAGACTTTAAAAAAGTCACATactattatgtaaatatatttaaagatttCTCACCTTTACAGAGTCAACAATTAGCTAGATTGTTCTCAAAAAGCTTGCCAACCTTATTATTCAAATAACCATTAGCTCAGAGACTTGACTAAAAGCAGActagctatttgatttttttttgataaacCTATTAAATATGAACTGCAGGTGACTTGTATTGtgaaaaagtgttttcttttgaataaatattttctgaataccagtgattttttttcccctcttgaaaaaaaaaaatccctctccctttcttgtttctcttctctctctccctctttcaggTTGATTAGGATTTCCATTTTCTGTCAGTTGGGGGAAACAATGAGCAGTAAAAGTTCTATAGGACATCcgtgtaaacaacaacaacaaaagtatcaGCTTTACAGTGCCAGCTACAGACACAGTTATCTACAACCCAAGTTCACACAGAGCCAACTTGGAAACCTAAAGACCTCAAGATACTAGACTGCTGTCTCTGCATGGGCAAGCAATGCCCGCCTCCTGCACAGCTAGCTCTTCTCAGAATGGTTACCTCTGCCAGAGCCAGCTTTGGGAGCTGGGCCTGGTATCACAGTGCTGTAAACCCTGCAActaaggctaaggcaggaagacgGAGAGTTCAAGGCTAAGCGGGGCTACAAGACCAAGTGTCCAACAAGACCCAGAATGATTAAATGATTTATATGTGCTACTAAAAATGTGAGAGAGAAGCCCCAGTGTTATAGTTTACGCAGAGAGAAGTATGGATTCTAGTTTCAGTTACTAGAATGATTTTGGTCCAAACCACTAAAGGCGTGAAAGATGTTCAACttcacttctttcttctctcacaTCCACACCCAGGCTCTAGAGatttcaataaataattaaataccaAATTCTGTCTCTGAGCGGAGAGTGATTTTCCTTCTatctagcttttttatttttttcctttaagcttTTCTTGAGTTCCAATAAAACAAAAGTCATCAGTGTATAGCTACCAAtaatcatctttttttcccctgccagtcctggagcttgaactcagggcctaggcactgtccctgagcttttttgctcaaggctggcactctaccacttgaaccacagtaccacacctgaatttctggtggttaaatgaagataagagtcttacagactttcctgcccaggctggttttgaactga is part of the Perognathus longimembris pacificus isolate PPM17 chromosome 25, ASM2315922v1, whole genome shotgun sequence genome and harbors:
- the LOC125341756 gene encoding neuropeptide Y receptor type 6-like, translated to MEVSRNQTPSNRTMEEGNYSSAFSHFESCQPSSAVLFLFLIAYAAVLILGLLGNLSLIIIIVKKQREAQSVTNILIANLSLSDILVCVMCIPLTVTYTLMDHWVFGELMCKLTSYVQSVSISVSIFSLVLIAVERHQLIVKPRGWKPGVPHAYWGVTFVWFLSFLLSVPLFLAYHLTEEPFLNLSLPADLYGHRVACVETWPSRTNQLLFSTSLFLLQYFVPLGFILVCYLKIVLYLRRRNRKAGRRKEKESRFSESKRVNTTLVAIVAAFGACWLPLNVFNIIFDWHHEVLMSCHHDLVFITCHFVAMVSTCINPLFYGFLNRNFQKDLMVLLHYCCCFPPQERYENIVACSLHTDESKGSLRLAHLPTSI